A window of Kineococcus sp. NBC_00420 genomic DNA:
GCATCATCCGCTCGAACTGGATCATCACCACCTGGTGGCGGCCCCAGGGCTACTACGACCAGAGCGCCTGGCGCGCCACCTGGGGCGGGGAGGGCGGCGGTGTCCTGGTGAACCAGGCACCGCACCAGCTCGACCTGTGGCAGTGGATCTGCGGGGTGCCGCAGTCGGTCTTCGCGAAGGTGTCCTACGGACTGCAGCGCGACATCGCCGTCGAGGACGAGGTGACCGTGCTCGCCGACTTCGGCGGTGGTTCCACCGGGGTGTTCGTCACCGCGACGCACGACCTCGTGGGCACCGACCGGCTGGAGATCCAGGGCGACGCCGGGAAGATCGTCGTCGAGGGCAGCAAGGTCGCCACCGTCACCCGGCTGCGCGAACCCGAACGCGACCTGTCCGCCGGCCTGGGGATGGACCAGGTCCGGCAGCTGTTCCGGGGGCAGCTGGACTCCACGCAGTTCCACACCCAGGAGACCATCGAGTTCGCCTCGCAGTGGGGCGAGCAGCACGTCGGCGTCCTCGCGAACTTCGCGGCGGCCGTCCTGCACGGCGAACCGCTGCTCGCGCCCGGTGCGGACGGACTGCTCGGGGTGCGACTGGCCAACGCCGTGCACCTCTCGAGCTGGACCGGGCAGGAGGTCGGCCTCGACTTCGACGACGACCTGTTCCTGAAGCTGCTCAACGAGCGCATCACCGAGGAGGGCCTCTTCCCGGCCCGGGACACCGGCCGGTGACCCGGGCCGACGACTTAACGCAGTCGACCGACGAGAACGGCTGAGAGGGAGCACGACATGGCGAGGATCGGTGTGCAGGCGATGATGCTGCGCGAGAGCGTGGCCGAGATCGGTGCGTTCGAGACGCTGCGCCGGGTCCGTGAGATCGGGTACGGGGCGATCGAGGTCTCGCAGATCCCGATGACCGAGGACAACGTGGCCCAGCTCGAGAAGGCCCGGGACGAACTGGGGATCGAGATCGCGGCCCTGTCGGCCGGGTTGACCTCGCAACCGGGTGGGGCCAACGACGCGCTCGAGGGCGACCTCGAGAAGATCGTCGCCGACTGCCGCCGGCTGGGCAGCGACATGGTCCGGATCGGGATGCTGCCCTTCGACTGCATGACGGAGCTGGACAAGGTCCTGGACTTCTGCGACCGCGCCGAGGCCGCCGCGGGACTCCTGCAGGAGAACGGCATCCGGCTCTACTACCACAACCACCACATCGAGTTCCTGAAGTTCGACGGCCGCTACATGCTCGACGTCATCGCCGACCGGGCGCCGAACGTGGGGCTCGAACTCGACGTGCACTGGCTGCAGCGGGGCGGGATGAACCCGGTCGCGGTCATCCAGCAGTACGCCGGCCGGGTCCGGATGGTGCACCTCAAGGACTACCGGATCGGCGAGATCCGGCCCGCGGCCTTCGAGGCCCTCGCCGCGGGCGACCGTGCGGCCTTCATGCGCGAGTTCAGCGAGGTCGTGCAGTTCGCGGAGGTGGGGGAGGGGAACCTCGACTTCCCCTCGATCGTCCCGGTCGCCGTCGCCAGCGGCGCGGAGTTCCTGCTCGTCGAGCAGGACCTGCTCTACGGCCGCACGGTCTGGGAGGCGCTGCAGACCTCCCACGACAACCTCGTCGCGATGGGTTTCGCCGACCTGTTCTGAGCGTGCTCAGCCGACGTGCAGGAGCTTCACGCCGGCCAGCGCGATCCCGGCGACCAGCACCCAGGAGCTGAGCCCGAGGACGAGGGACCGCCCACCGGTGCGCACCAGGTGCGGGACGTCGATGCCGGTGCCGAGGGCGAAGAGGGCGGCGACCAGCAGGATCGACTGGATCCGCTGGGCGTCGCCCAGCACGGCGTCGGGGACGACGCCGGTCGCGCGCACGGCGACGGCCACCACGAAGGCGGCGACGAAGAACGGCAGCACGGGCGGGCGCTGCGCGGTGTCGGCCCCGACGGTCCGCCGACGCCGCAGGGCGACGAGGGCGACGAGCGGGGCCAGCAGCAGCACGCGGGAGAGCTTCACGACGACGACCGTGGCGAGGGCACCGGGGACGCGGTCGCCGGTCGCGACGGCCTGGCCGACGTCGTGGACGCTGGCGCCCGCCCAGGCCCCGAACTCCTGGACGTCGAGGCCGAACGGGCCCCGCAGCAACGGCAGGAAGACGATCGCGAGCGTCCCGCAGAGGGTCACCAGGGCGATCGCGGTGCTGGTGTCCTCGTCGTCGGCATCGGTCGCGGGGCGGACGGCGGCGATGGCGGACGCGCCGCAGATGGAGAACCCCGTCGCCACCAGCAGGGACCGGGCCGGCGG
This region includes:
- a CDS encoding Gfo/Idh/MocA family protein, which produces MSSTVRIGIAGFGTQGSMYAKFVAEGRVEGMTLGAIADVDPARRAVAGTDFSDVPLHEDVIDMLDSGDVDAIVTTVPHYLHPELAIAAMERGVHVLVEKPAGVYGRQVEQMNAVAAAHPELRFGVMFNQRNNPLYRRLKEIVEAGEIGRIIRSNWIITTWWRPQGYYDQSAWRATWGGEGGGVLVNQAPHQLDLWQWICGVPQSVFAKVSYGLQRDIAVEDEVTVLADFGGGSTGVFVTATHDLVGTDRLEIQGDAGKIVVEGSKVATVTRLREPERDLSAGLGMDQVRQLFRGQLDSTQFHTQETIEFASQWGEQHVGVLANFAAAVLHGEPLLAPGADGLLGVRLANAVHLSSWTGQEVGLDFDDDLFLKLLNERITEEGLFPARDTGR
- a CDS encoding sugar phosphate isomerase/epimerase family protein, yielding MARIGVQAMMLRESVAEIGAFETLRRVREIGYGAIEVSQIPMTEDNVAQLEKARDELGIEIAALSAGLTSQPGGANDALEGDLEKIVADCRRLGSDMVRIGMLPFDCMTELDKVLDFCDRAEAAAGLLQENGIRLYYHNHHIEFLKFDGRYMLDVIADRAPNVGLELDVHWLQRGGMNPVAVIQQYAGRVRMVHLKDYRIGEIRPAAFEALAAGDRAAFMREFSEVVQFAEVGEGNLDFPSIVPVAVASGAEFLLVEQDLLYGRTVWEALQTSHDNLVAMGFADLF
- a CDS encoding YeiH family protein, which encodes MVLRVPSRSVVRPLVPGLLVIAAATAIAFGVEGVLHALTASTVAVALGALLRSTGTFRPQWRPATGFASRRLLRIAVVLLGLQLPLAGIAALGFGGVALILGVVVVTFFGTQLIGRALGLPPARSLLVATGFSICGASAIAAVRPATDADDEDTSTAIALVTLCGTLAIVFLPLLRGPFGLDVQEFGAWAGASVHDVGQAVATGDRVPGALATVVVVKLSRVLLLAPLVALVALRRRRTVGADTAQRPPVLPFFVAAFVVAVAVRATGVVPDAVLGDAQRIQSILLVAALFALGTGIDVPHLVRTGGRSLVLGLSSWVLVAGIALAGVKLLHVG